In a genomic window of Agarivorans albus:
- a CDS encoding DUF2975 domain-containing protein — MQSLEAISIVGKRMRLMLWGLVALILICLVGFPSELGLDIEPMKHSPWVFSFHTVMEMLFGYPELILENGQIIDNDLHFAPAEPLSLTMRLVAVAIFFTTSLIMACLIWQIDRLFLAYSKGKVFTQETTRSFQYIGWALVALFTVNSIASYLIEQLVFPMEMPIGLPFPPPPEDVFGFMPPPPPEHLFGLIPPPHEWVSLEYIQLDFPLLLAGLFMIMVAHVMKLGMQIQADVDATI, encoded by the coding sequence ATGCAATCACTAGAAGCAATTAGTATCGTTGGTAAACGGATGCGACTAATGCTATGGGGCTTAGTTGCCTTAATTTTAATTTGTTTGGTGGGTTTCCCTAGCGAACTGGGCTTAGATATTGAACCAATGAAACACAGCCCTTGGGTATTTAGTTTTCACACGGTTATGGAAATGCTGTTTGGTTATCCCGAACTTATCTTAGAGAACGGTCAAATCATCGACAATGACCTGCATTTTGCTCCCGCTGAACCACTGTCACTCACTATGCGCCTTGTTGCAGTGGCTATATTTTTCACCACTAGCCTCATTATGGCTTGTTTGATTTGGCAAATTGACCGTTTGTTCTTAGCCTACAGTAAAGGCAAGGTTTTCACTCAAGAAACCACTCGCAGTTTTCAATATATTGGCTGGGCATTAGTTGCGCTATTTACAGTAAACAGTATTGCGAGCTATCTCATCGAGCAATTAGTGTTTCCTATGGAAATGCCGATTGGCTTGCCTTTCCCACCACCTCCAGAAGATGTATTTGGCTTTATGCCACCGCCGCCTCCAGAACACCTATTTGGCCTTATTCCACCGCCTCATGAATGGGTAAGCTTGGAGTATATACAGTTAGACTTCCCATTACTTCTAGCAGGCTTGTTTATGATTATGGTCGCCCACGTGATGAAGTTGGGCATGCAAATTCAAGCCGATGTTGACGCAACCATTTAG